The genomic stretch CGCCTTCGTCGCCTCTTCCACCTTCGCCTCGATCTCGTCGCCGCCCTTCACCGCCGCGTCCGCGACGCAGTGGCGCAGGTGCTCCTCCAGGAGCTGGAGGGCGAAGGACTGGAGCGCCTTCGTCGACGCCGACACCTGCGTGAGTATGTCGATGCAGTAGACGTCCTCGTCCACCATCCGCTGAAGGCCCCGGATCTGGCCCTCGATCCGGCGCAGCCGCTTGAGGTGTTCGTCCTTCTGCTTGTGATAGCCGTGCGTGGCGTGATCGTGCCCATGCTCGGAGGGCGCCGTGGTGCCGGCCTCGGTCGTCGTCATCGCGTCCTCCAGACATATACCCCTACTGGGTATATCGTACCGAACTTTGCTGGGTATAGGGCCCTTGGTACGCCCCCGTGCTGATCACTGTGCCCGATGGGCGACACTGGGGGACGGCCCATTAGCCGTGGCCGGATGATGCGCCTAGCATCAGCCTGACCGAAACCGAAGCACCCCGAGGACCCCACGTGCGCTTTCGTCTGACCCCCAGGGAGACGAGCTTCTACGACATGTTCGCCGCGTCCGCGGACAACATCGTCACGGGCTCGAAACTCCTCATGGAACTGCTCGGGGCGGACACCGCCGGCCGGGCCGAGATCGCAGAGCGTATGCGGGCCGCGGAACATGCCGGTGACGATGCCACGCACGCGATCTTCCACCAGTTGAACTCCTCGTTCATCACGCCCTTCGACCGCGAGGACATCTACTCCCTCGCGTCGTCCCTCGACGACATCATGGACTTCATGGAGGAGGCCGTCGACCTGGTAGTCCTCTACAACGTGGAGGAACTGCCCAAGGGCGTCGAGCAGCAGATCGAGGTTCTGGCCCGCGCCGCTGAGCTGACCGCCGAGGCCATGCCCAATCTGCGCACGATGGACAACCTCACCGAGTACTGGATCGAGGTCAACCGGCTGGAGAACCAGGCCGACCAGATCCACCGCAAGCTGCTCGCGCACCTCTTCAACGGCAAGTACGACGCCATCGAGGTCCTCAAGCTCAAGCAGATCGTGGATGTCCTGGAGGAAGCGGCCGACGCGTTCGAGCACGTGGCGAACACGGTGGAGACGATCGCCGTGAAGGAGTCCTGAGCGCGTCCATGGACACCTTCGCTCTGGTCGTGACCATCGCGGTCGCGCTCTTCTTCACGTACACCAACGGCTTCCACGACTCGGCGAACGCGATCGCCACCTCCGTTTCGACCCGGGCGCTCACGCCTCGCGCGGCGCTGGCGATGGCCGCCGTGATGAACCTCGCCGGTGCCTTCCTGGGATCCGGCGTTGCCAAGACCGTCAGTGAGGGGCTGATCCAGACGCCCGAGGGGTCGAAGGGGATGGGGATCCTCTTCGCCGCTCTCGTCGGGGCCATTACCTGGAACCTCATCACCTGGTACTTCGGGCTGCCCTCGTCGTCCTCGCACGCGCTCTTCGGCGGCATGGTGGGGGCCGCGCTCGCGGGCGGTACCACCGTGTACTGGGACGGGGTGCTGGAGAAGGTCGTCATCCCCATGTTCGTCTCGCCGATCGTGGGCATGCTCGCCGGTTATCTGGTGATGACCGCGATCCTGTGGATGTTCCGGCGGGCCAATCCGCACAAGGCCAAGCGTGGGTTCCGGATCGCGCAGACCGTCTCCGCGGCCGGTATGGCGCTCGGGCATGGTCTTCAGGACGCGCAGAAGACCATGGGCATCGTGGTGATGGCGCTGGTCATCGCCGATGTCGAGGACTACGGCGATCCAATCCCGGTCTGGGTGAAGATCGTCTGCGCCGTGATGCTGTCGCTCGGCACGTACGCCGGTGGCTGGCGGATCATGCGGACGCTGGGGCGGAAGATCATCGAGCTGGACCCGCCGCAGGGGTTCGCGGCGGAGACGACCGGCGCGTCGATCATGTTCACCACGGCGTTCCTGTTCAAGGCGCCGATCTCCACGACCCATGTCATCACCTCCGCCATCATGGGCGTCGGCGCCACCAAGCGGTTGAACGCGGTGAGGTGGGGCGTCGCCAAGAACATCGTTCTCGGCTGGTTCATCACCATGCCGGCCGCGGCGCTGGTGGCGGCGGGGGCGTTCGGGGTCGTGCACCTCGCCTTCCTGTAGGGACAGCGGGGCTGTCGGCCGGAGTACTGAAGAAACGTTACGGCGCCTTCCATAGCCCCAACTGCATACGAAAACGGGCCCGCCCCCTGGAAACCCAGGGGGCGGGCCCTTTATCGACCTCGCGGTGGCACCGCCATGCAGCACCGCGAGGGGTCTGTCAGCCGAAGCGGCCGGAGATGTAGTCCTCGGTGGCCTGGACCGACGGGTTGGAGAAGATGCGCTCCGTGTCGTCGATCTCGATCAGCTTGCCGGGCTGGCCCACGGCCGCCAGGTTGAAGAAGGCCGTGCGGTCCGAGACACGGGCGGCCTGCTGCATGTTGTGGGTCACGATGACGATCGTGAACCGTTCCTTCAGCTCGCCGATCAGGTCCTCGATGGCCAGCGTGGAGATCGGGTCCAGGGCCGAGCAGGGCTCGTCCATCAGCAGGACCTTGGGCTCGACCGCGATGGCGCGGGCGATGCACAGACGCTGCTGCTGACCACCGGACAGGCCCGAGCCGGGCTTGTTCAGCCGGTCCTTGACCTCGTTCCAGAGGTTGGCGCCCTTGAGGGACTTCTCGACGATGTCGTCGAGCTGGGACTTCTTGTACGAGCCGTTGAGCTTCAGGCCGGCCGCGACGTTGTCGTACACCGACATCGTCGGGAACGGGTTCGGGCGCTGGAAGACCATGCCGACCTCGCGCCGCACGGTCACCGGGTCGACGCCGGCGCCGTACAGGTTCTCGTCGTCGAGCATGACCTTGCCCTCGACGCGGCCGCCGGGGGTGACCTCGTGCATGCGGTTCAGGGTCCGCAGGAAGGTGGACTTGCCGCAGCCGGAGGGGCCGATGAAGGCCGTCACCGAGCGGGGCTCGACGGTCATGGAGATGTCGTCGATGGCGCGGAAGGCGCCGTAGTAGGCGCTGAGGCCGCTTACGTCGATTCGCTTGGCCATGGATATCACTGCTTCTTTCGGGAAAGTCTGCGTTCGGTCGCTGTATGGCCGCGTCAGCGACCGGACTTGGGGGACTTCCAGCGGGCGATGCCGCGGGCCGCCAGGTTCAGGATCATCACGAAGGCGATCAGGGTGAGAGCCGCGGCCCAGGCGCGGTCGTACGCCGCTTCGGAGCCCGCGCTGTTCGCGTACTGCTGGTAGATGTACAGCGGCAGCGACGCCTGCGCCCCTTCGAAGGGGTTGTTGTTGATGAACGGGTTGCCGAACACCAGCAGCAGGACGGGCGCGGTCTCACCGGCGATACGGGCGACCGCCAGCATCACGCCGGTCGTGATACCGCCGACCGCGGTCGGCAGGACCACCTTCAGGATGGTGCGCCACTTGGGCACGCCCAGAGCCAAGGATGCCTCACGCAGCTCGTTCGGGACGAGCTTCAGCATCTCCTCCGTGGAGCGGACCACGACCGGCATCATCAGGATCGCGAGGGCCAGGGCGCCCGCGAAGCCGGAGAAGCTCATGTCCAGGATCAGCAGGAGGCTGAGGATGAACAGACCGGCGACGATCGACGGGATACCCGTCATCACGTCGACGAAGAAGGTGACGGCGCGGGCGAGGGCGCCGCGGCCGTACTCGACGAGGTAGATCGCGGTGAGTACACCGATCGGCGCGGCGATCAGGGTGGCGATGCCGACCTGCTCCAGGGTGCCGATGATGGCGTGGTAGATGCCACCGCCGGGCTCGCTGTCCGCGACGACGCCCATCGAGTGGGTCAGGAAGTAGACGTCGAGGACCTTGATGCCGCGGACGATGGTCGTCCACACCAGGGAGACCAGCGGTACGACGGCCAGCAGGAAGGCGACCCAGACCAGCGAGGTCGCGATGCGGTCCTTGGCCTGGCGCCTGCCCTCGACCTTGCCGGCGATGGCGTAGGTGCCGACGACGAAGAGCAGCGCGGCGATCAGGCCCCACTGGATCTTGCTCTCGACGCCGGTGGCGAGGCACAGGCCGATGGAGACGGCGAGGGAGCCGGCCGCGATGGCCCAGGGGGACCACTTGGGCAGTCGGGCGCCCTGGAGGGAGCTCGGGTGCTGGACGAGAGTCGTGTTGCTCATGCGTTGGCCCCCGAGTACTCCTTGCGGCGGGCGATGATCATCCGGGCCGCGCCGTTGACCAGCAGGGTGATGACGAACAGGACGAGACCGGAGGCGATCAGCGCGTCCCGGCCGAAGTTGTCGGCCTCACCGAACTTGCTGGCGATGTTCTGGGCGAAGGTGCCGCCGCCCGGGTTGAGCAGGCTGCCGTGGATCAGGAAGTCCGGGGAGAGCACGGTGGCGACGGCCATCGTCTCGCCGAGGGCGCGGCCGAGGCCGAGCATCGAGGCGGAGATCACGCCGGAGCGGCCGAAGGGGATCACCGCCATGCGGATGACCTCCCAGCGGGTGGCGCCGAGGGCCAGGGCGGCCTCTTCGTGCATCTGCGGGACCTGACGGAAGACCTCACGGCTCACGTTGGTGATGATCGGCAGGATCATGATCGCGAGCAGGATGCCGACCGTGAGCATGGAACGGGCGGGGCCGCCCTCCCAGTCGAAGATCCCGGTCCAGCTGAAGTAGTCGTTCAGCCAGCCGAACAGGCCGTCCATGTGCGGTACGAGGATCAGGGCGCCCCAGAGGCCGTACACGATGGACGGCACCGCGGCGAGCAGGTCGATCACGTAGGCGATCGGGCCGCTCAGCTTGCGGGGGGCGTAGTGGGTGAGGAACAGGGCGATGGCGACGGCGATCGGGACCGCGATGGCCATGGCGATGATCGAGGAGATGATCGTGCCGTAGGCCAGGACCGCGATGCCGAAGACCGGCTCGTTGCCTGCCGTGTTCCATTCGAAGGTCGTGAGGAAGTTGCCCTCGTCCTTGCTGATGGCCACGGCGGCCCGCCAGGTGAGGAAGACCGCGATGGCGGCCATGATCACCAGCAGGAAGATGCCGGAGCCACGGGCGAGACCGAGGAAGACCCGGTCGCCGGGACGGGTGGCGCCGCGGGCGTTGCGCTTGTGCTGCGCCGCGGTCGGCTGTGGTGTGGGGGGAGGCGCTTGAGTGTTCTTCGTGGTTATGTCCATCGAGTTCTCCGGTCTGCGGCGCCCTGTGGGAAGCAGGGCTCCTGGCGGCGGTGCACCGGACGGTGCGGCCCGGCCCCGAGAGGGAACCGGGCCGCACACTCAGGTCAGCTCAGGCCCGCGACGGTCTCGCGAACCTTGGTGATGATGTCGTCGGGCATGGGGGCGTAGTCGTTCTCGGCGAGGATCTTCTGACCGTCCTCGCTGGCCATGTAGGTCAGGAAGGACTTGACGGTCGGCAGGGTCTCCGCCTTGTTGCCCTTGTCGCAGACGATCTCGTACGTCACCAGGGTGATCGGGTAGGCGCCGTCGGCCTTGGTGGCGTAGTTGAGCTCCAGGGACAGGTCCTTGCCGGTGCCGACGACCTTGGCGTCCGCGATGGCGGCCGTGG from Streptomyces davaonensis JCM 4913 encodes the following:
- a CDS encoding metal-sensitive transcriptional regulator produces the protein MTTTEAGTTAPSEHGHDHATHGYHKQKDEHLKRLRRIEGQIRGLQRMVDEDVYCIDILTQVSASTKALQSFALQLLEEHLRHCVADAAVKGGDEIEAKVEEATKAIARLLRT
- a CDS encoding DUF47 domain-containing protein, which codes for MRFRLTPRETSFYDMFAASADNIVTGSKLLMELLGADTAGRAEIAERMRAAEHAGDDATHAIFHQLNSSFITPFDREDIYSLASSLDDIMDFMEEAVDLVVLYNVEELPKGVEQQIEVLARAAELTAEAMPNLRTMDNLTEYWIEVNRLENQADQIHRKLLAHLFNGKYDAIEVLKLKQIVDVLEEAADAFEHVANTVETIAVKES
- a CDS encoding inorganic phosphate transporter, which encodes MDTFALVVTIAVALFFTYTNGFHDSANAIATSVSTRALTPRAALAMAAVMNLAGAFLGSGVAKTVSEGLIQTPEGSKGMGILFAALVGAITWNLITWYFGLPSSSSHALFGGMVGAALAGGTTVYWDGVLEKVVIPMFVSPIVGMLAGYLVMTAILWMFRRANPHKAKRGFRIAQTVSAAGMALGHGLQDAQKTMGIVVMALVIADVEDYGDPIPVWVKIVCAVMLSLGTYAGGWRIMRTLGRKIIELDPPQGFAAETTGASIMFTTAFLFKAPISTTHVITSAIMGVGATKRLNAVRWGVAKNIVLGWFITMPAAALVAAGAFGVVHLAFL
- the pstB gene encoding phosphate ABC transporter ATP-binding protein PstB: MAKRIDVSGLSAYYGAFRAIDDISMTVEPRSVTAFIGPSGCGKSTFLRTLNRMHEVTPGGRVEGKVMLDDENLYGAGVDPVTVRREVGMVFQRPNPFPTMSVYDNVAAGLKLNGSYKKSQLDDIVEKSLKGANLWNEVKDRLNKPGSGLSGGQQQRLCIARAIAVEPKVLLMDEPCSALDPISTLAIEDLIGELKERFTIVIVTHNMQQAARVSDRTAFFNLAAVGQPGKLIEIDDTERIFSNPSVQATEDYISGRFG
- the pstA gene encoding phosphate ABC transporter permease PstA: MSNTTLVQHPSSLQGARLPKWSPWAIAAGSLAVSIGLCLATGVESKIQWGLIAALLFVVGTYAIAGKVEGRRQAKDRIATSLVWVAFLLAVVPLVSLVWTTIVRGIKVLDVYFLTHSMGVVADSEPGGGIYHAIIGTLEQVGIATLIAAPIGVLTAIYLVEYGRGALARAVTFFVDVMTGIPSIVAGLFILSLLLILDMSFSGFAGALALAILMMPVVVRSTEEMLKLVPNELREASLALGVPKWRTILKVVLPTAVGGITTGVMLAVARIAGETAPVLLLVFGNPFINNNPFEGAQASLPLYIYQQYANSAGSEAAYDRAWAAALTLIAFVMILNLAARGIARWKSPKSGR
- the pstC gene encoding phosphate ABC transporter permease subunit PstC encodes the protein MDITTKNTQAPPPTPQPTAAQHKRNARGATRPGDRVFLGLARGSGIFLLVIMAAIAVFLTWRAAVAISKDEGNFLTTFEWNTAGNEPVFGIAVLAYGTIISSIIAMAIAVPIAVAIALFLTHYAPRKLSGPIAYVIDLLAAVPSIVYGLWGALILVPHMDGLFGWLNDYFSWTGIFDWEGGPARSMLTVGILLAIMILPIITNVSREVFRQVPQMHEEAALALGATRWEVIRMAVIPFGRSGVISASMLGLGRALGETMAVATVLSPDFLIHGSLLNPGGGTFAQNIASKFGEADNFGRDALIASGLVLFVITLLVNGAARMIIARRKEYSGANA